From Sander vitreus isolate 19-12246 chromosome 5, sanVit1, whole genome shotgun sequence:
AAACGTGTTTGGAGAAAACAACATCACAACATGGACATcatcagttgtgtgtgtgtgtgtgtgtgtgtgtgtgtgtgtgtgtgtgtgtatcattcCTCCGTGTCTTCTTCACTGTAGTCGCTCAGAGGAAACTCACGACTCTCCTTctgtgtgttgtagcttttcCTGTGCATCACACACTCCTGGTCGATGATcgcctgcaacacacacacacacacacacacacacacacacacacacacacattgtcgaTCAATAAACCtacctgtatgtctgtgtaatCTGTGTGTAATTTTGGGTTTATTAAGTAGAAATGTTTCCTCTGCAGCTTTGAAGGCAGTAGCTTTTGATCTATAATCAGTGTAATCACTGTGTAAtgactatacacacacacacacacacacacacacacacacacacacacacacacacacacacacgctaattCCTGATTTAACAGGAAGCAATGTTGAGATTTTTAATAACATAACTGTCTGTATAGATCATAGTATTAAGGTTAAGTTACATATAACAGCTTATTTGGGCTCCGGGTAAtcaggtattttatctgctgaaccataACATTTGACAAACCAACTGAAATTATCTGTTAATGTTATGTAGcctagtcattgttttcaataaatagttcataaaccTTTGTTTGACTAGTTCATTACTGAACCCAGCCCTAACGCAATGTGCCGTCACATCCTgcgccacccaccaccacaagtaaattctcaacctgtgggagACACTGTTGCTCGCAGTGACACACTGATCATATAAGAGAACGGcatagtttggatttttttaagtgggtttgtatgaggtacttatccatagtctgTGTATTacacctacagtagatggcggtcatCACatcccccagtttggagaagcaggcagaagTACGGACACAGCAGCtataagcaatgtactgctgtggacgggggcagcagcagaATGTATTTTAGCCACCCCAAAAAAAATTCAGTTAAAGTGTATACTATATTAAGAATACTTCCATGGCATCCATGGCAACATTATACTTACTGTCTTCCTTCTGCTTTTTCAATCAATTTAAATCAAAATTGATTCAAACGGTTTAAGGATAGGCGGTGTTGTATGTTGTTCAGATTGCGattgtttaaataaagttgATTGAACAttaaaaaggcaaacaaataCCTGCGCCATGTACGAGTAtatacagtgttggggagtaacggaatacatgtaccggcgttacgtattcagaatacaaattatgagtaactgtattccgttacagttacaatttaaatagttggtatttagaatacagttacattgttgaaatcaatggattacatgatgatacttctctgtttcacgagtttattcactctcgcaactccatgcatttcccagaagccccaatatgaaaacgaaaaaaattagctatttacGTGATCACTGATAGGTAGAGATGAGCCAGAACAGGAATGCTAtattggaaattcaaacagcatttcacattaaagaaagagaagggagaacgaaatataactgtgcagtgcaacctctgcttgccagcaaccaacctcctttcagcgtccaaattactccacctccaaccatgaagaagcatcttaaagtaaggttttttttttaattagccaacggtagtcgtctgctgtagttttactggtcaccttgctacgTGCGACTTCACATTCTCCTATGTGttgatttactatccccagagccgttgaaagactgactagccccgtttgacatgttagctaacgttagctaaaattagctcgtggtagcttagactgcggttagatttttgtagtatgcagttcaggactacaaatacaaaaattcaGCCatttggaacagaagaacacaccagaataggcctgtttagtaagctgtatgtgatggccgcattcctacacttataaaatgcaattcaatgtggatgtaatccaagtattcagaatacgttactcagattgagtaaaattacatttttgggcatgtattctgtattctgtaacggtatacgttttgaaagtatccttcccaacactgagtATATTCCGCCCGGTTACTAGAAATTAATGGACACCTGCTAGCAAATGGCAATCAAGAATTCTTAGTGGCCATGGTAACAATCCACAAAGGTAGTACCCTGGTTCTACACCTCTGCTGTTGTGCTCACTGGTCTAActcatgtttttatatttgtatttaccaTTTTCTCCTCTCTGACAGCAGGGTTACGTAACAGGAAGCAGAGTGGAGCATACAGAATGTTGATCACCCCGATAAACACCATGAGACAGGGAAAACCCACCGCCTGAACCAGAGTGCCCCCTATGGATGGTCCTGGAACAACAGACAGAGACTTGTAAACATAAGTTCAACTCATTAGTGctaatttcttttaaattcatGCCACATTTCCGGCCTGTTTCCAACATGcattgtgtatgtttacatgtttGCGTTACCTATAGCGAACCCCATACACAGCGCAACGTCAGCAATGGCGTAGACACTGCCGTAGACGGAGGCGTGACGGATGTCGACCAGGTAACCCATGATGGCCATCATGGAGGAGTCCACCATACCTGACGGACAAAAATCATTCAATTAAACAATTAATGAATAACAACTGTAATAATTATCATATTTATTGCTTCCACagtttatataataaaatatcaaaTCATTAGTCTACATCAGTTTACCTACAAACACTTTtgatattaaaaatgtaaatgagacAATGAGTGTGTTGATTATCACCTATAGCGAAGCCCAGACCTCCGTTTGGTCCAATCAGACCATAGATACTAGTGGCAAAAGGGACctggtatacacacacacacacacacacacacacacacacacacacacacacacaaatctatgAAAATATGTCTACATGACTTCCTGTAACTACAATGGATGAAACAATGATGGTTGGATGTTGTACTTACACACAGCAAACTGATGCCAACGATAAACATCCCTAACATGGAGCAGAGCCACCTGGAGACGCAGAAATACACATCAGCCACTTGTCTGTCTTACACCTGCAGGTTTACCGGAAATCTTTAGGATCAGGTCTGAACAGAACTCAGAATAAAACTTCCAGAAAAGTTAATCTGTTAAACTTCTTCCTCTGAGAGGTTGTATTaaccgaacacacacacacacacaaagtcgaTCAATAAACCTACCTGTATATCTGTGTAATCTGCGTGTAATTTAGAGTTTATTAAGTAGAAATGTTTCCTCTGCAGCTTTGAAGGCAGTAGCTTTTGATCTATAATCAGTGTAATCACTgtgtaatcacacacacacacacacgcacacacgcacgcacacacacacacacacgcacacacacgcacacgcacacacacacgcacacatacacacacacacacacacacacacacacacacacacacacacacacacacacacacacacactgaccgtCCCATCTTGTTGGCCAGAACACCGAACAGGTTTGTTCCTATCAAGTAGGAGATACTGGCAGGGAGGAAGGCCATACCTGAAACACAACATAATACAACACACTgttagagagggagaggagggaggaaggaggggaggaagaaagagaacaTAAGGAGgaagtaaggaaggaaggaaggaaggaaggaaggaaggaaggagctTAAGAGGAAGGAAAGCAAGCAAGGAAGGACGGGAAGGATGAACATAAGGAGGAAGGGAGAAGGGAAGTGCAGGAGCACAGACAGTGGAACATACCAAGTTGCCATTTAGGGGAGCACATGGTCTGCATCATCCAGATGGGCAGAGTCGGCTCTAAGATGGCTACACCCATGTTGGCGAAACACAGAGAACCTGCAGACAGAAACGTAATCTGTCACAGACTCTACAGACctgtttgtcttgtgttttggGGGTAAATGTGACCATAAAGGTGAGTGTGAGGAGACGACAACATACCTGCACTGATGAGAATGTACGGATCCTTTAACAGAGTCAGTAATGGAGTCCCTTCCACACTctgaaacatacaaacacacaaattgaaGCTCGTCATGCTGGTCCAGAACAAACCAAAATCTTACCAGACAGGGCCAGAACAAATCACATCAGATCATATCACCCAGGTCAGACTGGCCCGGATCAGATCAGTAGTGGTTTTAAAGTGGACTCACCCCTGGAGATATCTTTGAAGGCTGCAGGATGAACAGCTGTAATGCTGCAACacattaaaaataacattatacCATTTGGATCAGATTAGTGTGACATTACCAACATGTACACAGGAGGTCACAGGTTCAAAACCCCGTCAGCAATAACATCATTTATAGATGCCAATCATCATCGTTGATTCTATAGATCAATCTATTCTGAGATAAATTAATATCCACACTAAACACTTTATCTTGAGTCTTAGCAGGTGTTTTGACCACTGAGAAGATTTTATTTAAATCTTTACCTCCATCAAACATAGCCAGGAAGGCCAAGATCAGGAAGGGAGCGCGCTTCCCCACAAACTCGTACATCACACTGCCAAATGGAGCTCCAACTgaaacacaatgcacacacattcaacacAGAACAAA
This genomic window contains:
- the slc18a1 gene encoding chromaffin granule amine transporter, which gives rise to MAWLRQSRGSPRLVLVVVCVALLLDNMLLTVVVPIIPTFLYAMEHPSLEPQTTQPSLLPLPTLDASRLGTVPSQSPSPRSNLRTFQSSQLPQPSHSAPYHGTQSEQSPQSSPLVSLFDNSTFSLQEILIEPTPDTELTDQSSPTTELQINETTNATESSCLQDRAFLEEENVRVGLLFASKALVQLLINPFVGPLTNRVGYHIPMFAGFIIMFGSTIMFAFSGTYALLFLARSLQGIGSSFSSVAGLGMLASVYTDDEERGIAMGIALGGLAMGVLIGAPFGSVMYEFVGKRAPFLILAFLAMFDGALQLFILQPSKISPGSVEGTPLLTLLKDPYILISAGSLCFANMGVAILEPTLPIWMMQTMCSPKWQLGMAFLPASISYLIGTNLFGVLANKMGRWLCSMLGMFIVGISLLCVPFATSIYGLIGPNGGLGFAIGMVDSSMMAIMGYLVDIRHASVYGSVYAIADVALCMGFAIGPSIGGTLVQAVGFPCLMVFIGVINILYAPLCFLLRNPAVREEKMAIIDQECVMHRKSYNTQKESREFPLSDYSEEDTEE